A portion of the Thunnus maccoyii chromosome 20, fThuMac1.1, whole genome shotgun sequence genome contains these proteins:
- the wdr90 gene encoding WD repeat-containing protein 90 isoform X2, producing MASKGWQHPYVNIFKHVRIEDWKKSSKEGDVSTYTDKKLKCSVFRIRGSVPANSYILIPKHSHQSLGLTGQYFYLLFRPTPGKYFVVTLDVAAEEGQVVRISFSNMFKEFKSTPTSLQFPFLCGAAKDSVYESTAKSARHGLVGPAPTSVRWTCLTLDLQYTLHFYLNRCYSYLKSVKLCANMAVKNMFTSDLLLDPGVSFSEAKLMGLACSQGTGPIPRDMAFPVPKGNSWHDLYDCIRFPSEGTKLPFDSIQKGNPRQDARHVSNHRSPIREESRCVSLSKPVQDRVSLIQQITTPKSLPRNQPPVVTSIPELGVVSMHQSGDWLCHNDDQHQQESTRSISHRLTPRPPCDADDDGVHVFVHPEEGLGKHGEESEEELVCTPVAHLVRSSSSKDTKEQKLLPDPILRLSRIIGFGGATTKCVLWTKSGDAVVYPCHAIIVSMKISSNQQRFFIGHTDKVSALAFNGNTTVLASAQTGNHSVVRVWNYNKGICLAMFRIHAHSLSSLSFSYSGGILCGVGKDSHSKTMVVVWNTLNVSKGGEVTILAKAHTDVDIHTMKVAFFDDTRLVSCGRDNIRLWRVRNGTLRSCPVNLGDYHSLDFTDVAFEEGNSPYQHLDDRTLYASSRSGHIFEIDYSRVVIRNVRRLSPAQQQHAERREKWTFNTGPGIAINSISVSSSFCATGSEDGFLRLWPLDFSAVFLEAEHEGPVSLVSVSSDSLQVLAATSTGNLGFLDVSSRGYNTLMRSHTDTVLGFSVDGIRRHLTTASSDGTVRIWNMDSLHQLYDFVSEDSPCSVAFHPSEQIFSCGFSSGIVRVFDISSAKLLAEHKQHRGEVVGLAFSPDGDFMYSAGSQGSLALYNSSEEEHSVIRVVCNMIAQGTERAPDALTVSSDSLCLAFVGPSEYIVTIADARSLDELLHVDVSILDVESPRLDSALKVCFSPASTEHLLVATSENKILWVSTKTGRLLREVSKVHKHQCSSLAVSEDSRFLLTAGHNAVKVWDYNMQLGINSQMFIGHSQPIRQVSFTPDQLGVVSVGDAIFLWDFLANPANPVGSLTDSCSRLRVSYSSAAKSALPEAEVHGVQLSNGMPRQTAPLPTSPPPRLDVSTMDQVEQGALGSLSLCDDTPTITTVPVPATGPASSSNPRPATSFLKVTELVNASPQNTSHLDTEFKGKTPVRPDCYRHFFPRFKTSILDQAAVTPQPGEEGIKLKAVIGYNGNGRGNMVWSPDQGLFAYSCGCVVVVEYLHTGSQRHLQGHSEEISCLAVTNDAQTVASAAGGSNGSRSLICIWDVQTGACRKTISYHRGAVQSLAFSRDDRFFLSVGDFTDPEVALWSSKTFQMLSSVSLSGPIHDAAFSPSAASQLACVGSQGVYFCLMHSHGLDVDLKVQRVRAPAEVGDVELTALCHHMDSFLFTATNRGHVCVWDIETQRCLMTWEADEGEIGVLLCRGNRLLTGSNTRWLRLWEVEAVQGVKPQGKVSSVEDSGTMVVLEQEIMLDGTTVSAAFDNTMDMGIVGTTAGTLWYINWSDSSSIRLVSGHKSKVNDVVFSPDESHLTTCSEDGSVRVWSAPSNELVVQFQVLNQSCSCVCWSPASSKESACVAAGYSDGTLRIFRLSSSEMEMKLHPHHVSVTAVQYSADGHVILSAGKNGLVAISSPVNGATIRVIRDHKGASITTIQCVNEQCKNFGLEGNEMWLAASADRRVSVWAADWLKEKCDLLDWLTFPAPAYFEDDTPPPTLAAFCPSDPGLVVYTGYGVEKELSFYSLAKKQIIKKIALPHWATCFSLSSKSQLIAVGSKERVLKLIKSTSGRFQDFLQHSDSLQTCHFSPSGTLLFTVAYNEILLWEVRGL from the exons ATGGCCTCCAAAG GTTGGCAGCATCCTTATGTCAACATATTTAAACATGTCCGAATTGAAGACTGGAAAAAGTCGTCAAAAGAGGGAGATGTGTCAACATACACG GACAAGAAGCTGAAGTGTTCAGTGTTTCGGATCAGGGGTTCTGTTCCTGCCAACAGCTACATCCTGATACCCAAACACAGCCATCAGTCTCTGGGGCTGACAGGGCAATATTTTTACCTTCTCTTCAGGCCCACCCCTGGCAAATATTTTGTGGTCACCCTGGATGTTGCTGCAGAG GAAGGCCAGGTGGTCCGTATCTCCTTTTCCAACATGTTCAAAGAGTTCAAGTCTACACCTACATCACTTCAGTTTCCTTTCCTCTGCGGAGCTGCAAAGGATTCAGTCTATGAAAGTACGGCTAAGTCCGCGAGACACg GTTTGGTGGGTCCAGCCCCTACTTCGGTGCGTTGGACCTGTCTGACACTGGATCTGCAGTACACACTCCATTTCTACCTCAACCGCTGCTACAGTTACCTGAAGAGCGTCAAGCTTTGTGCCAACATGgcagtgaaaaacatgtttactaGTGACCTGCTTTTAGATCCTG GAGTGTCCTTCAGTGAAGCCAAGCTGATGGGTCTGGCCTGTTCTCAGGGTACAGGTCCCATACCCAGAGACATGGCATTTCCTGTGCCCAAGGGAAACTCCTGGCATGACCTCTATGATTGCATCAG GTTTCCCTCAGAGGGAACAAAGTTACCCTTTGACTCCATTCAGAAAGGCAATCCCAGGCAAGACGCCA GACATGTCTCCAACCATCGAAGCCCCATTAGAGAAGAATCCCGCTGTGTCAGCCTCAGCAAACCAGTTCAGGATCGTGTGTCCCTCATCCAGCAGATCACCACCCCAAAATCA CTCCCGAGGAATCAACCCCCCGTGGTGACCAGCATACCCGAGCTGGGTGTGGTCTCCATGCACCAGAGCGGTGACTGGCTTTGCCATAATGATGACCAACATCAGCAGGAGTCAACACGCTCCATCTCACATCGACTCACACCCAGGCCACCCTGTGATGCTGATGACGACGGCGTTCATGTGTTCGTGCATCCTGAAGAGGGCCTCGGCAAACACGGGGAGGAAAGTGAAGAGGAG CTTGTTTGCACTCCTGTCGCTCATCTTGTCCGTTCATCATCGTCCAAAGACACCAAAGAGCAG AAGCTACTTCCAGACCCAATCCTGAGGCTCAGTCGAATCATCGGCTTTGGAGGAGCCACCACCAAATGC GTCCTGTGGACCAAATCGGGAGATGCAGTAGTATATCCATGTCACGCAATTATCGTCTCTATGAAGATATCCTCTAACCAGCAGAGATTCTTCATCGGCCACACTGATAAG GTGTCTGCGTTGGCTTTCAATGGCAACACAACAGTGCTTGCCTCAGCACAAACTGGCAACCATAGTGTAGTTCGAGTATGGAACTACAACAAAGGAATCTGTCTGGCCATGTTCAGGATTCACGCACATTCATTATCCTCTCTTAG CTTCTCATACAGTGGAGGCATTCTCTGCGGAGTGGGTAAAGACAGCCACAGTAAAACC ATGGTGGTGGTGTGGAACACTCTCAACGTTAGTAAAGGTGGAGAGGTGACCATCTTAGCCAAAGCACACACAGATGTGGACATCCACACCATGAAGGTTGCCTTCTTTGATGATACAAG GTTGGTGTCGTGTGGTCGTGACAATATCCGTCTGTGGCGAGTGCGGAATGGGACACTCCGCTCATGTCCTGTCAACCTGGGTGATTACCACTCATTGGACTTCACTGATGTGGCGTTCGAGGAGGGAAACTCTCCCTATCAGCATCTTGATGATCGAACACT ATATGCCAGCAGCCGGAGCGGCCATATCTTCGAGATAGACTACAGCAGAGTTGTTATTAGAAATGTCAGGAGGTTGTCGcctgcacagcagcagcatgcagAGCGCAGGGAGAAATGGACTTTTAACACAG gTCCAGGCATCGCCATCAACAGCATCAGTGTGTCGTCGTCCTTCTGTGCCACAGGCTCTGAAGATGGCTTCCTGCGGCTCTGGCCTCTCGATTTTTCTGCTGTCTTCTTGGAGGCTG AGCATGAGGGACCTGTGAGCCTGGTGTCAGTCTCATCAGACAGTCTTCAGGTGCTGGCAGCCACCTCTACTGGTAACCTGGGATTCCTTGATGTGAGCAGCCGTGGTTACAACACACTTATGAGGTCGCATACAGACACTGTGCTCGGCTTCAGTGTGGATGGCATTCGCAGGCATCTCACAACAGCTTCCTCTGATGGCACAGTGCGCATTTGGAATATGGATTCCTTGCATCAG TTGTATGACTTTGTGTCAGAAGACAGCCCCTGCTCAGTGGCCTTCCATCCCAGCGAGCAGATCTTCTCTTGTGGCTTCAGCTCCGGCATCGTCAGAGTTTTTGACATCTCCAGTGCCAAGCTGTTGGCTGAACACAA GCAGCACAGAGGCGAAGTGGTGGGTCTCGCCTTTTCTCCGGATGGAGACTTCATGTACAGCGCTGGCTCCCAGGGCTCTCTAGCACTCTACAACTCCTCTGAGGAAGAACACAGCGTGATCagagttgtgt GTAATATGATAGCCCAAGGCACTGAGCGTGCTCCGGATGCTCTTACGGTGAGCAGTGACAGCCTCTGTCTGGCTTTTGTTGGTCCCTCGGAGTACATCGTCACCATCGCTGATGCACGGTCTCTGGATGAG TTGCTCCATGTAGATGTGAGTATTTTGGACGTAGAGAGCCCCCGTCTGGATTCTGCGTTGAAAGTCTGCTTCTCCCCAGCCTCCACtgaacatttgctggttgccaCATCTGAAAACAAAATCCTCTGGGTTAGCACCAAGACAGGCCGTCTGCTGCGGGAG GTGTCTAAGGTGCACAAACACCAGTGCTCGTCCCTGGCTGTGAGTGAAGACAGTCGATTCTTGCTGACAGCAGGACACAATGCTGTGAAAGTGTGGGATTATAACATGCAGCTTGGTATAAACTCACAG ATGTTTATAGGCCACAGTCAGCCCATCCGCCAGGTGAGCTTCACCCCTGACCAACTCGGCGTAGTCTCAGTGGGCGACGCCATCTTCTTGTGGGACTTCCTGGCAAACCCTGCAAACCCTGTTGGGTCTTTAACTGACAGCTG TTCACGTCTCAGAGTAAGCTACTCCTCTGCTGCCAAATCAG CTCTACCTGAGGCTGAGGTGCATGGAGTTCAGTTGTCCAATGGGATGCCTCGACAGACAGCGCCCCTCCCCACCTCACCTCCACCACGACTGGATGTCAGCACCATGGACCAAGTTGAGCAGGGTG CTTTGGGCTCCTTGTCTCTTTGTGATGACACCCCAACCATCACAACCGTGCCCGTCCCAGCCACTGGTCCAGCTTCTTCCTCTAACCCCAGACCTGCCACGTCCTTCCTTAAAGTCACAGAGCTGGTCAATGCCTCTCCCCAGAACACCAGTCATTTGGACACTG AGTTTAAAGGGAAGACGCCAGTACGTCCAGATTGTTACAGGCACTTTTTCCCACGTTTTAAGACCTCTATTCTTGATCAG GCTGCTGTGACTCCACAACCAGGAGAAGAGGGCATAAAGCTGAAAGCAGTGATTGGCTACAATGGCAATGGGCGTGGCAACATGGTGTGGAGCCCTGACCAAG GTTTATTTGCGTACTCGTGCGgctgtgtggtggtggtggagtaTCTTCATACAGGAAGTCAGAGACACTTACAGGGCCACAGTGAGGAGATCTCTTGTCTTGCAGTCACTAATGATGCACAG ACAGTGGCATCGGCAGCAGGCGGCAGTAATGGTAGCAGGAGCCTCATTTGCATTTGGGATGTCCAGACTGGAGCTTGTCGTAAGACCATCTCCTACCACAGAGGGGCAGTGCAGAGTCTCGCTTTCTCCCGGGATGATcgcttcttcctctctgttg GAGACTTCACTGACCCAGAGGTGGCGCTCTGGAGCAGCAAGACCTTCCAGATGCTGTCCAGTGTGAGTTTGTCAGGGCCGATCCATGACGCAGCCTTCAGCCCCTCAGCAGCCAGCCAGCTGGCCTGCGTTGGCAGCCAAGGGGTTTACTTCTGCCTCATGCACAGCCATGGGCTGGATGTAGACCTCAAG GTCCAGAGGGTGAGAGCACCAGCAGAGGTGGGTGATGTGGAGCTGACAGCTCTGTGCCACCACATGGACTCCTTTCTGTTCACCGCCACCAATCGAGGACACGTTTGTGTCTGGGACATTGAGACACAGCGCTGCCTCATGACCTGGGAAGCTGATGAGGGGGAGATTG GAGTGCTGCTGTGTCGAGGGAACCGTCTGTTGACAGGCAGCAACACCCGCTGGTTGCGACTGTGGGAGGTAGAAGCTGTACAGGGTGTGAAGCCTCAGGGGAAGGTCTCCAGTGTAGAAGACAG TGGGACCATGGTTGTGTTGGAGCAAGAGATAATGTTGGACGGGACAACGGTCAGCGCAGCTTTTGATAACACAATGGACATGGGCATTGTTGGCACTACAGCGGGAACCCTCTGGTACATCAACTggtcagacagcagcagcatcaggctGGTCAGCGGGCACAAGAGCAAG GTTAATGATGTGGTGTTTAGCCCTGATGAGAGCCACTTAACCACCTGCAGCGAGGACGGCAGTGTGCGGGTGTGGTCGGCCCCCAGCAACGAACTAGTCGTGCAGTTCCAGGTGCTTAACCAG tcctgcagctgtgtgtgctgGAGCCCTGCCTCGAGTAAGGAGAGTGCATGCGTGGCTGCAGGATACAGCGACGGGACCCTGCGGATCTTCCGGCTTTCCTCTTCAGAAATGGAGATGAAGCTACATCCTCATCATGTGTCTGTCACTGCTGTCCAGTACTCTGCCGACG GTCATGTGATCCTTTCAGCGGGGAAGAATGGTCTGGTAGCCATCAGCAGCCCTGTGAATGGAGCGACTATTCGTGTCATCAGGGACCACAAAGGAGCGTCCATTACCACCATCCAGTGTGTGAATGAACAG TGTAAGAATTTTGGACTGGAGGGAAATGAGATGTGGTTGGCCGCCAGCGCTGACAGACGTGTCAGTGTGTGGGCGGCCGATTGGTTGAAGGAGAAGTGTGATCTGCTGGACTGGCTGACGTTTCCTGCTCCGGCCTATTTTGAG GATGACACCCCGCCTCCAACCCTAGCTGCCTTCTGCCCGTCAGACCCTGGCCTGGTGGTCTATACCGGCTACGGAGTAGAGAAAGAGCTGTCCTTCTACAGCCTGGCTAAAAAACAG ataATTAAAAAGATTGCACTGCCTCACTGGGCCACATGCTTTAGCCTCTCCTCTAAGAGTCAACTCATAGCTGTGGGATCAAAAG AGCGAGTGCTGAAGTTGATCAAGTCGACCAGCGGCAGGTTCCAGGACTTTCTGCAGCACAGCGACTCACTACAGACGTGTCACTTCTCTCCCTCTGGGACTCTTCTGTTCACTGTGGCTTATAATGAGATCCTGCTGTGGGAGGTGCGGGGCCTCTGA
- the wdr90 gene encoding WD repeat-containing protein 90 isoform X1, translating to MASKGWQHPYVNIFKHVRIEDWKKSSKEGDVSTYTDKKLKCSVFRIRGSVPANSYILIPKHSHQSLGLTGQYFYLLFRPTPGKYFVVTLDVAAEEGQVVRISFSNMFKEFKSTPTSLQFPFLCGAAKDSVYESTAKSARHGLVGPAPTSVRWTCLTLDLQYTLHFYLNRCYSYLKSVKLCANMAVKNMFTSDLLLDPGVSFSEAKLMGLACSQGTGPIPRDMAFPVPKGNSWHDLYDCIRFPSEGTKLPFDSIQKGNPRQDARHVSNHRSPIREESRCVSLSKPVQDRVSLIQQITTPKSLPRNQPPVVTSIPELGVVSMHQSGDWLCHNDDQHQQESTRSISHRLTPRPPCDADDDGVHVFVHPEEGLGKHGEESEEELVCTPVAHLVRSSSSKDTKEQKLLPDPILRLSRIIGFGGATTKCVLWTKSGDAVVYPCHAIIVSMKISSNQQRFFIGHTDKVSALAFNGNTTVLASAQTGNHSVVRVWNYNKGICLAMFRIHAHSLSSLSFSYSGGILCGVGKDSHSKTMVVVWNTLNVSKGGEVTILAKAHTDVDIHTMKVAFFDDTRLVSCGRDNIRLWRVRNGTLRSCPVNLGDYHSLDFTDVAFEEGNSPYQHLDDRTLYASSRSGHIFEIDYSRVVIRNVRRLSPAQQQHAERREKWTFNTGPGIAINSISVSSSFCATGSEDGFLRLWPLDFSAVFLEAEHEGPVSLVSVSSDSLQVLAATSTGNLGFLDVSSRGYNTLMRSHTDTVLGFSVDGIRRHLTTASSDGTVRIWNMDSLHQLYDFVSEDSPCSVAFHPSEQIFSCGFSSGIVRVFDISSAKLLAEHKQHRGEVVGLAFSPDGDFMYSAGSQGSLALYNSSEEEHSVIRVVCNMIAQGTERAPDALTVSSDSLCLAFVGPSEYIVTIADARSLDELLHVDVSILDVESPRLDSALKVCFSPASTEHLLVATSENKILWVSTKTGRLLREVSKVHKHQCSSLAVSEDSRFLLTAGHNAVKVWDYNMQLGINSQMFIGHSQPIRQVSFTPDQLGVVSVGDAIFLWDFLANPANPVGSLTDSCSRLRVSYSSAAKSALPEAEVHGVQLSNGMPRQTAPLPTSPPPRLDVSTMDQVEQGALGSLSLCDDTPTITTVPVPATGPASSSNPRPATSFLKVTELVNASPQNTSHLDTVEFKGKTPVRPDCYRHFFPRFKTSILDQAAVTPQPGEEGIKLKAVIGYNGNGRGNMVWSPDQGLFAYSCGCVVVVEYLHTGSQRHLQGHSEEISCLAVTNDAQTVASAAGGSNGSRSLICIWDVQTGACRKTISYHRGAVQSLAFSRDDRFFLSVGDFTDPEVALWSSKTFQMLSSVSLSGPIHDAAFSPSAASQLACVGSQGVYFCLMHSHGLDVDLKVQRVRAPAEVGDVELTALCHHMDSFLFTATNRGHVCVWDIETQRCLMTWEADEGEIGVLLCRGNRLLTGSNTRWLRLWEVEAVQGVKPQGKVSSVEDSGTMVVLEQEIMLDGTTVSAAFDNTMDMGIVGTTAGTLWYINWSDSSSIRLVSGHKSKVNDVVFSPDESHLTTCSEDGSVRVWSAPSNELVVQFQVLNQSCSCVCWSPASSKESACVAAGYSDGTLRIFRLSSSEMEMKLHPHHVSVTAVQYSADGHVILSAGKNGLVAISSPVNGATIRVIRDHKGASITTIQCVNEQCKNFGLEGNEMWLAASADRRVSVWAADWLKEKCDLLDWLTFPAPAYFEDDTPPPTLAAFCPSDPGLVVYTGYGVEKELSFYSLAKKQIIKKIALPHWATCFSLSSKSQLIAVGSKERVLKLIKSTSGRFQDFLQHSDSLQTCHFSPSGTLLFTVAYNEILLWEVRGL from the exons ATGGCCTCCAAAG GTTGGCAGCATCCTTATGTCAACATATTTAAACATGTCCGAATTGAAGACTGGAAAAAGTCGTCAAAAGAGGGAGATGTGTCAACATACACG GACAAGAAGCTGAAGTGTTCAGTGTTTCGGATCAGGGGTTCTGTTCCTGCCAACAGCTACATCCTGATACCCAAACACAGCCATCAGTCTCTGGGGCTGACAGGGCAATATTTTTACCTTCTCTTCAGGCCCACCCCTGGCAAATATTTTGTGGTCACCCTGGATGTTGCTGCAGAG GAAGGCCAGGTGGTCCGTATCTCCTTTTCCAACATGTTCAAAGAGTTCAAGTCTACACCTACATCACTTCAGTTTCCTTTCCTCTGCGGAGCTGCAAAGGATTCAGTCTATGAAAGTACGGCTAAGTCCGCGAGACACg GTTTGGTGGGTCCAGCCCCTACTTCGGTGCGTTGGACCTGTCTGACACTGGATCTGCAGTACACACTCCATTTCTACCTCAACCGCTGCTACAGTTACCTGAAGAGCGTCAAGCTTTGTGCCAACATGgcagtgaaaaacatgtttactaGTGACCTGCTTTTAGATCCTG GAGTGTCCTTCAGTGAAGCCAAGCTGATGGGTCTGGCCTGTTCTCAGGGTACAGGTCCCATACCCAGAGACATGGCATTTCCTGTGCCCAAGGGAAACTCCTGGCATGACCTCTATGATTGCATCAG GTTTCCCTCAGAGGGAACAAAGTTACCCTTTGACTCCATTCAGAAAGGCAATCCCAGGCAAGACGCCA GACATGTCTCCAACCATCGAAGCCCCATTAGAGAAGAATCCCGCTGTGTCAGCCTCAGCAAACCAGTTCAGGATCGTGTGTCCCTCATCCAGCAGATCACCACCCCAAAATCA CTCCCGAGGAATCAACCCCCCGTGGTGACCAGCATACCCGAGCTGGGTGTGGTCTCCATGCACCAGAGCGGTGACTGGCTTTGCCATAATGATGACCAACATCAGCAGGAGTCAACACGCTCCATCTCACATCGACTCACACCCAGGCCACCCTGTGATGCTGATGACGACGGCGTTCATGTGTTCGTGCATCCTGAAGAGGGCCTCGGCAAACACGGGGAGGAAAGTGAAGAGGAG CTTGTTTGCACTCCTGTCGCTCATCTTGTCCGTTCATCATCGTCCAAAGACACCAAAGAGCAG AAGCTACTTCCAGACCCAATCCTGAGGCTCAGTCGAATCATCGGCTTTGGAGGAGCCACCACCAAATGC GTCCTGTGGACCAAATCGGGAGATGCAGTAGTATATCCATGTCACGCAATTATCGTCTCTATGAAGATATCCTCTAACCAGCAGAGATTCTTCATCGGCCACACTGATAAG GTGTCTGCGTTGGCTTTCAATGGCAACACAACAGTGCTTGCCTCAGCACAAACTGGCAACCATAGTGTAGTTCGAGTATGGAACTACAACAAAGGAATCTGTCTGGCCATGTTCAGGATTCACGCACATTCATTATCCTCTCTTAG CTTCTCATACAGTGGAGGCATTCTCTGCGGAGTGGGTAAAGACAGCCACAGTAAAACC ATGGTGGTGGTGTGGAACACTCTCAACGTTAGTAAAGGTGGAGAGGTGACCATCTTAGCCAAAGCACACACAGATGTGGACATCCACACCATGAAGGTTGCCTTCTTTGATGATACAAG GTTGGTGTCGTGTGGTCGTGACAATATCCGTCTGTGGCGAGTGCGGAATGGGACACTCCGCTCATGTCCTGTCAACCTGGGTGATTACCACTCATTGGACTTCACTGATGTGGCGTTCGAGGAGGGAAACTCTCCCTATCAGCATCTTGATGATCGAACACT ATATGCCAGCAGCCGGAGCGGCCATATCTTCGAGATAGACTACAGCAGAGTTGTTATTAGAAATGTCAGGAGGTTGTCGcctgcacagcagcagcatgcagAGCGCAGGGAGAAATGGACTTTTAACACAG gTCCAGGCATCGCCATCAACAGCATCAGTGTGTCGTCGTCCTTCTGTGCCACAGGCTCTGAAGATGGCTTCCTGCGGCTCTGGCCTCTCGATTTTTCTGCTGTCTTCTTGGAGGCTG AGCATGAGGGACCTGTGAGCCTGGTGTCAGTCTCATCAGACAGTCTTCAGGTGCTGGCAGCCACCTCTACTGGTAACCTGGGATTCCTTGATGTGAGCAGCCGTGGTTACAACACACTTATGAGGTCGCATACAGACACTGTGCTCGGCTTCAGTGTGGATGGCATTCGCAGGCATCTCACAACAGCTTCCTCTGATGGCACAGTGCGCATTTGGAATATGGATTCCTTGCATCAG TTGTATGACTTTGTGTCAGAAGACAGCCCCTGCTCAGTGGCCTTCCATCCCAGCGAGCAGATCTTCTCTTGTGGCTTCAGCTCCGGCATCGTCAGAGTTTTTGACATCTCCAGTGCCAAGCTGTTGGCTGAACACAA GCAGCACAGAGGCGAAGTGGTGGGTCTCGCCTTTTCTCCGGATGGAGACTTCATGTACAGCGCTGGCTCCCAGGGCTCTCTAGCACTCTACAACTCCTCTGAGGAAGAACACAGCGTGATCagagttgtgt GTAATATGATAGCCCAAGGCACTGAGCGTGCTCCGGATGCTCTTACGGTGAGCAGTGACAGCCTCTGTCTGGCTTTTGTTGGTCCCTCGGAGTACATCGTCACCATCGCTGATGCACGGTCTCTGGATGAG TTGCTCCATGTAGATGTGAGTATTTTGGACGTAGAGAGCCCCCGTCTGGATTCTGCGTTGAAAGTCTGCTTCTCCCCAGCCTCCACtgaacatttgctggttgccaCATCTGAAAACAAAATCCTCTGGGTTAGCACCAAGACAGGCCGTCTGCTGCGGGAG GTGTCTAAGGTGCACAAACACCAGTGCTCGTCCCTGGCTGTGAGTGAAGACAGTCGATTCTTGCTGACAGCAGGACACAATGCTGTGAAAGTGTGGGATTATAACATGCAGCTTGGTATAAACTCACAG ATGTTTATAGGCCACAGTCAGCCCATCCGCCAGGTGAGCTTCACCCCTGACCAACTCGGCGTAGTCTCAGTGGGCGACGCCATCTTCTTGTGGGACTTCCTGGCAAACCCTGCAAACCCTGTTGGGTCTTTAACTGACAGCTG TTCACGTCTCAGAGTAAGCTACTCCTCTGCTGCCAAATCAG CTCTACCTGAGGCTGAGGTGCATGGAGTTCAGTTGTCCAATGGGATGCCTCGACAGACAGCGCCCCTCCCCACCTCACCTCCACCACGACTGGATGTCAGCACCATGGACCAAGTTGAGCAGGGTG CTTTGGGCTCCTTGTCTCTTTGTGATGACACCCCAACCATCACAACCGTGCCCGTCCCAGCCACTGGTCCAGCTTCTTCCTCTAACCCCAGACCTGCCACGTCCTTCCTTAAAGTCACAGAGCTGGTCAATGCCTCTCCCCAGAACACCAGTCATTTGGACACTG TAGAGTTTAAAGGGAAGACGCCAGTACGTCCAGATTGTTACAGGCACTTTTTCCCACGTTTTAAGACCTCTATTCTTGATCAG GCTGCTGTGACTCCACAACCAGGAGAAGAGGGCATAAAGCTGAAAGCAGTGATTGGCTACAATGGCAATGGGCGTGGCAACATGGTGTGGAGCCCTGACCAAG GTTTATTTGCGTACTCGTGCGgctgtgtggtggtggtggagtaTCTTCATACAGGAAGTCAGAGACACTTACAGGGCCACAGTGAGGAGATCTCTTGTCTTGCAGTCACTAATGATGCACAG ACAGTGGCATCGGCAGCAGGCGGCAGTAATGGTAGCAGGAGCCTCATTTGCATTTGGGATGTCCAGACTGGAGCTTGTCGTAAGACCATCTCCTACCACAGAGGGGCAGTGCAGAGTCTCGCTTTCTCCCGGGATGATcgcttcttcctctctgttg GAGACTTCACTGACCCAGAGGTGGCGCTCTGGAGCAGCAAGACCTTCCAGATGCTGTCCAGTGTGAGTTTGTCAGGGCCGATCCATGACGCAGCCTTCAGCCCCTCAGCAGCCAGCCAGCTGGCCTGCGTTGGCAGCCAAGGGGTTTACTTCTGCCTCATGCACAGCCATGGGCTGGATGTAGACCTCAAG GTCCAGAGGGTGAGAGCACCAGCAGAGGTGGGTGATGTGGAGCTGACAGCTCTGTGCCACCACATGGACTCCTTTCTGTTCACCGCCACCAATCGAGGACACGTTTGTGTCTGGGACATTGAGACACAGCGCTGCCTCATGACCTGGGAAGCTGATGAGGGGGAGATTG GAGTGCTGCTGTGTCGAGGGAACCGTCTGTTGACAGGCAGCAACACCCGCTGGTTGCGACTGTGGGAGGTAGAAGCTGTACAGGGTGTGAAGCCTCAGGGGAAGGTCTCCAGTGTAGAAGACAG TGGGACCATGGTTGTGTTGGAGCAAGAGATAATGTTGGACGGGACAACGGTCAGCGCAGCTTTTGATAACACAATGGACATGGGCATTGTTGGCACTACAGCGGGAACCCTCTGGTACATCAACTggtcagacagcagcagcatcaggctGGTCAGCGGGCACAAGAGCAAG GTTAATGATGTGGTGTTTAGCCCTGATGAGAGCCACTTAACCACCTGCAGCGAGGACGGCAGTGTGCGGGTGTGGTCGGCCCCCAGCAACGAACTAGTCGTGCAGTTCCAGGTGCTTAACCAG tcctgcagctgtgtgtgctgGAGCCCTGCCTCGAGTAAGGAGAGTGCATGCGTGGCTGCAGGATACAGCGACGGGACCCTGCGGATCTTCCGGCTTTCCTCTTCAGAAATGGAGATGAAGCTACATCCTCATCATGTGTCTGTCACTGCTGTCCAGTACTCTGCCGACG GTCATGTGATCCTTTCAGCGGGGAAGAATGGTCTGGTAGCCATCAGCAGCCCTGTGAATGGAGCGACTATTCGTGTCATCAGGGACCACAAAGGAGCGTCCATTACCACCATCCAGTGTGTGAATGAACAG TGTAAGAATTTTGGACTGGAGGGAAATGAGATGTGGTTGGCCGCCAGCGCTGACAGACGTGTCAGTGTGTGGGCGGCCGATTGGTTGAAGGAGAAGTGTGATCTGCTGGACTGGCTGACGTTTCCTGCTCCGGCCTATTTTGAG GATGACACCCCGCCTCCAACCCTAGCTGCCTTCTGCCCGTCAGACCCTGGCCTGGTGGTCTATACCGGCTACGGAGTAGAGAAAGAGCTGTCCTTCTACAGCCTGGCTAAAAAACAG ataATTAAAAAGATTGCACTGCCTCACTGGGCCACATGCTTTAGCCTCTCCTCTAAGAGTCAACTCATAGCTGTGGGATCAAAAG AGCGAGTGCTGAAGTTGATCAAGTCGACCAGCGGCAGGTTCCAGGACTTTCTGCAGCACAGCGACTCACTACAGACGTGTCACTTCTCTCCCTCTGGGACTCTTCTGTTCACTGTGGCTTATAATGAGATCCTGCTGTGGGAGGTGCGGGGCCTCTGA